Proteins encoded in a region of the Acidobacteriota bacterium genome:
- a CDS encoding long-chain fatty acid--CoA ligase, whose product MNATTLNLAHLLDHQAKLTPAREAVVMGPTRFTYAQLNAMACQVAGGLRKLGLQAGDHVALSCPNLPYFPIAYYGILKMGGVVVPLNVLLKPREIAFHLKESDAKAVLVFEGTAELPMAAMAREACDGVDTCAHMVVMTANPAAPTTVERAMTLGQLMHGQPPVCPTHPSAPDDTAVMLFTSGTTGQPKAAELTHFNMTVNAMASRDMYTPLLNSGPEATNRYLVTLPLFHSTGQTAQMNAGVSSGGTLVLLPRFDPAATLKIMMDERINFWIGVPAMYWALLQLVRQTGADVSGIAREMKLCVSGGAPMPVAVLEDFQKTFNVRVLEGYGLSETSPVACFNQVQLPSKPGTVGLPIFGCEVRVVDDNDQPVPSGERGEVVIRGHNVMKGYYKRPEETAEALKGGWFHSGDIGIIDADGYVSIVDRKKDMVLRGGMNVYPREIEEVLMTHPAVAVAAVIGVPDDRLGEEIRAFVVLKPNQTLAADELIAWSKEQLAAYKYPRSVEIRESLPLGPTGKVFKRALRSS is encoded by the coding sequence ATGAATGCGACCACACTGAATCTTGCGCATTTGCTTGACCATCAGGCGAAGCTGACGCCCGCGCGCGAGGCTGTGGTGATGGGGCCGACGCGCTTCACGTATGCGCAGTTGAATGCCATGGCGTGCCAGGTGGCCGGGGGACTGCGCAAGCTCGGGTTGCAGGCCGGCGACCACGTCGCGCTGTCATGCCCGAACCTGCCGTACTTTCCCATCGCCTATTACGGCATCCTCAAGATGGGCGGGGTCGTCGTGCCGCTCAATGTGTTGCTGAAGCCGCGCGAAATTGCGTTCCATCTGAAAGAGTCGGACGCAAAAGCGGTTCTGGTCTTTGAAGGCACCGCCGAACTGCCTATGGCGGCCATGGCCCGCGAGGCCTGTGATGGCGTGGACACCTGTGCCCACATGGTGGTGATGACGGCCAACCCCGCGGCGCCCACCACCGTAGAACGCGCCATGACATTGGGCCAGTTGATGCACGGGCAGCCGCCCGTGTGCCCCACGCATCCGTCTGCGCCTGACGACACGGCTGTGATGCTCTTCACGTCGGGCACCACCGGCCAGCCGAAGGCGGCCGAGCTCACGCATTTCAACATGACCGTGAATGCGATGGCCTCGCGCGACATGTACACGCCGCTGCTCAACAGCGGACCCGAGGCCACGAATCGCTACCTCGTGACGTTGCCTTTGTTCCATTCCACGGGCCAGACGGCGCAGATGAACGCCGGCGTCTCAAGCGGCGGTACGCTGGTGCTGCTGCCGCGATTTGACCCGGCCGCCACCCTGAAGATCATGATGGATGAGCGCATCAACTTCTGGATTGGTGTGCCCGCGATGTATTGGGCCCTGCTGCAACTGGTTCGACAGACTGGCGCCGATGTGTCGGGGATTGCGCGCGAGATGAAGCTCTGCGTGTCGGGTGGTGCGCCGATGCCGGTTGCCGTGCTCGAAGACTTTCAGAAGACGTTTAACGTGCGCGTGCTCGAAGGCTACGGCCTCTCGGAGACGTCGCCCGTGGCGTGCTTCAACCAGGTGCAGCTGCCATCCAAGCCGGGCACGGTCGGGTTGCCGATCTTCGGCTGTGAAGTGCGCGTGGTGGACGACAACGATCAGCCGGTCCCCTCAGGCGAACGCGGCGAGGTGGTCATCCGCGGCCACAACGTCATGAAGGGCTACTACAAGCGCCCGGAGGAAACCGCCGAGGCGCTCAAAGGCGGGTGGTTCCACTCCGGCGACATCGGCATCATCGACGCCGACGGCTACGTCTCGATCGTGGACCGCAAAAAAGACATGGTGCTGCGCGGCGGCATGAACGTGTATCCGCGTGAAATCGAGGAAGTGCTGATGACGCACCCGGCCGTGGCCGTGGCCGCCGTCATCGGCGTGCCGGACGACCGCCTCGGCGAAGAAATCAGAGCCTTCGTCGTGCTCAAACCCAACCAGACGCTCGCGGCCGACGAGCTCATCGCCTGGAGCAAGGAACAGCTCGCGGCCTATAAATACCCTCGGTCGGTCGAGATTCGCGAGTCACTTCCACTGGGACCGACCGGTAAGGTCTTCAAGCGCGCTCTGCGCTCCTCGTAG